From the genome of Novosphingobium sp. P6W:
GTGCATCGCTGACCTTTGCCGCATCCGGGGTATGGATCAACGAAGACACGATCCCCAGCACAACCGCCCCGGCCGATGCCTTTGGCGCTTTTGTGCAAGGCGCCGTGCCCGATCCCGCAAGCCTGACCGACAATTGCTGGTTCGGCTGGCAAGGGACCGCTGCCTGGGACGGCAGGGTGGTGTTGTCCTCGTCCGACAGCCGTTTCCTTCACGTCTTCGCGCCGCCGGGCGAAGATTCCATCTGCCTGGAACCCACCAGCCAGATGCCGAACGCTTTCAACCAACCGGATTTCGCGGCAGCGGGCGGCACTGTCGTCGAACCCGGAGACAGTATGAGCTTGGGCATGACAATCCGGGTTCATCCGGCTTGACCCTCCGTTTTCCCGTCTCCCGAGAAGCTTCTACCTAAGCCCGGACTGGTGAAACCGAAGAAAAATTGTAATAGGCCGTCGCGAGGCGCAATTTTCCAACGGGCGCGCCGCGGCAAAAGGGAGAATGTGCTCGCGTGACGAAACAGGGGACGAGCCAGCCCAAGCGGCGCACTGCCCGGCGATCGCGGTCCGCCGTGACCATCGCCGACGTCGCCGAACTGGCTAGCGTCTCCCTCATGACCGTCTCGCGGGTTATGAACGATAAGGCCAGCGTAAAGGAGGAGACGCGCGCGCGCGTGCTCAAGGCGATCAAGGAACTGAACTACTCGCCCAGCGCCGCCGCCCGCAACCTCGCCGCCGCGAACGAGATGCGTCTTGGCCTGCTCTACAGCAATCCCAGCGCCGGCTACCTCAATGAGTTCCTGGTGGGCAGTCTCGACCAGGCCAACAAATTGAACGCCCAACTCCTCGTCCAGCTTTGCGACAACGAGGAAGACGTGAGCAACACTGTCCGCCGCCTGATCGACAGCGGCGTGGACGGGATCATCCTGCCCCCGCCGCTGTGCGACAACCAAGTCATCCACGAGCAGCTTTTCAAGAGCGGCACGCCTGCGGTCGTCGTTGCGTCAAGCCGGCCGTCGACGGCGATTTCCTGCGTGAACATCGACGACCGGAGCGCGGCCAACGCGATGACCCGCCATCTCGTCGAACTGGGACATGCGCGCATTGGCTTTATTATGGGCAACCCCAACCAGACTGCTGGCGCGCGCAGACTGCAAGGCTACCTCGATGCGCTGACCGCCAACGGACTTGCGGTGGATGACGACCTCATACTCCCGGGGCTGTTCACCTATCGCTCGGGCGTCGAGGCTGCGCACCGCTTGCTTGAGCGCCCCCACCCGCCGACCGCGATCTTTGCCAGCAATGACGACATGGCGGCGGCGACCGTCAGCGTGGCGCACCGCCTGGGCTTCGACGTGCCGGGCGACGTTACCGTGGTCGGGTTCGACGACGCGCCTCAAGCCATGTTTACCTGGCCCGAACTGACCACGATCCGGCAGCCGATCGCCGAGATGTCGCGCACCGCCGTCCAGCTTCTGGCCGAGGAAATTCGCAGCCGCCGCGAAGGGACCGCCTTCACCCCGAAACACGTCCAACTGCCCTTCGAATTCGTCCGGCGCGAATCCGACTCACCGCCGCCCAAGCGGTGAGGCTGAAACGCGCCGGGGGTTAGTGCGCCTGGCCCGGAGCCAAGGGGAAGCGCTGCGCCTTGTACCACGCAAGCTCGTGTGCCGGTGCAGCGCTGCCGGTGGGAAGAGAAAGCCCGTTCACCGACATCCAGTATGCCAGGCTCGCATCGCGCCACCAGCGCGCTTCTTTCACTTGGATCTGGAGATAGGCCGCGGTTTTGTTCCAGCGCTCCTCATCGACCAGACCCTTCACGTCGCGCCACTGCGCCTGCATCCGCTCCACCGTGGTTACACCCCGGTCGTACTGACTAACCATCTGTTCCCATAGAGTACGCCCGGACTGCATCTTCCAGTCCCACGGGAGATGATGGAACCAGAGCAACTGCTCCTCCGGCGTTGTGCGCGGATCAGCCAGGCGCCGGGCGACCGCTGGCGCATACTGGGCAATGGCGTTGCTGCCGGTGCGCGTCCTGTCGAAGCCGATCCCGTTTCGATCGGCCTTGTGGTAATATGTCGGATTCCACTCCGGCCGCGCCAGATCGTCCACCCATGGTCCCGGGCCGTAATGGTGTCCGGTATCCATCAGGTGTGCCAGGCCAAGGGGGCCTGTGTAGTCCACCAGCGCCTCGCGCGATTCCATCATGATCGAAGTTGCCGCATCCACCACACGCGGGTCGGCGCCGAAGGTCTGCTCTGCCCATTCGCGCGCGATCACGTCCGCGGAAAGTGCCGGGTTCCATGCCAGGCGGCCGAAGGCATACCAGTTCGCCTGGTTGAACGTGGAGCCGGACCAGTCACGGTCGCGGCCGATGTTGGCCACCCCTGCCATGCCGCTCAGATCATGGCCGTCCAGCGCACCGTCGACGACTTTCGCCACAGTCGAACCCTTGCCCCTGGTGCGGGTATCGGCATCGAGCACTTCGGTGAATAGCGGGCCCAGGTAGGCCAGGTGCGTGGCAAACCCGAGATATTCCTTGGTGATCTGCAATTCCAACATCATCGGCGTTCGAGGCATGGCGCCAAACAACGGATGGAACGGTTCGCGCGGCTGGAAATCGATCGCGCCGTTCTTCACCTGTACCAGCACATTGTCAGCGAACTTACCGTCGAGCGGGCGAAACTCGGTATAGGCCTGCTTCGCGCGGTCATCGGGATCGGTCTCGGCGTAGACGAAGGCGCGCCACATGACGACGCCCCCGTGCGGCGCGACGGCGGCAGCAAGCATGTTCGCCCCTTCCGCATGGCTTCGGTGATAATCGCGTGGCCCGGGCTGTCCTTCGCTGTTCGCCTTGACAAGGAAGCCTCCGAAATCGGGGATCGCACGATAGATTTCCGCAGACTTCGCCTGCCACCACGCCGCAACCTGCGGGTCGAGCGGGTCGGCCGTCTTGAGCCCGCCCAATTCGATCGGCGCGGAAAAGCGCGCCGAAAGGTAGACTTTGATTCCCCAAGGCCGAAACACTTCGGCCAGTGCCGCAGCCTTGGCGATATAGGCGGCGCTCAAGCTCTCCGGCTTGGCGTTGACGTTGTTGAGAACGACGCCGTTTATGCCGAGCGACGCATTCGCGCGGGCATAGTCGGTATAGCGCTGGTCCTTGAAATCCGGGAGCGTCCACCAATCCCACAGCGACTGCCCCGCGTAACCGCGCTCCACGCTGCCGTCGAGGTTGTCCCAATGGTTCAGCACGCGCAGTTTCACTTTCGGCGCGGACGCAACGTTTAGCTGCGCAAGATCGGCGCCGGTTCTTTGCGCTCTGATTACCGCGAAAGCGCCATAGAGCACGGCCGTATCGGTTCTGCCCGTAACCAGCAGCGAAGGACGTCCGGCAATCGTGGCTGGCCGAATGAGGTAGCCTTCCGTGCCCATGCCAGCTGTCGCCAGCCGTAGCGATGCCAAGGCAGGATCATCCGCCTTGGCCAGCACGACCGGCAGCGCAGACGCCTTCAGGTCACGCCGCAATTCGTCCCCGGCAATTCGCAACGTGGGCGAATCGGAAAGAATTTTAACGTCGGGTACGGCGGTTCCTGCGGCCGAAGGCGCCAACCACAGATCATACCCGTCGTTCGCCCGAGCCATCTCGGGCATCGCTGCGGTAGCAAAGATACAGCCTGCCAGCCCAGCCGCCGTCAACGCGCCGATCCGCGACAATCGCCTTTTCATCGCATCCCTCTCTCAAAGTTGCCTGCCCAATACGGTTGACAAGCTTTGCTGTTGTTGTGAGAGATAGCGCTATCACACATATGTCGCGCCGATCAACGCTGTTTGACGGATCGGTGCAAGACAAGCCGGCACAGGCATTGGGAGTATAGGAAATTGGAACGCGGCCCCACACCCGACCGATACACAACGACGATGCGTAAGACATCGACGGACGACGTCGCATGACCATACGCAGGAGTGTTTCGCGCTCGACGATTTCCCGGCGCTCGCTGCTCGGTTGGAGCGGTAGCGTATCGCTGCTCGCCTTCGTGCCGGTGGCCGCCCGTTCGGCCACGCCGCTTTACAAGGACTCACGGGCGCCCGTGGATCTGCGCGTCAATGACCTTATGGCACGCATGACCCTGGACGAGAAAGTCGCCCAACTCGTCACGCTTTCCACCAGCAAACGCGACGTGATGGACGCCGATCGGGCGTTCGACCCGGTTCGCGCCAGCAAGGCCTATCCACACGGCATAGGGCAGATCGCGCGTCCATCCGATCGCGGCGGCGCGGCGACCGCCAACAACACCGGAACCGAGGTCACCGGCCGCTGGCGCAAGCCCGCCGAGACGATCGCCTTCGTCAACGCTACCCAGAAATGGGCGCGCGAACGGACCAGCCTCGGTATCCCCGTGCTGTTCCACGAGGAATCGCTGCACGGCTACATGGCGCCCGAAGCAACCAGTTTCCCGCAGGCCATCGCCATGGCCGGCAGCTTCGATCCCGCACTGGTTGAGCGCGTCCAGTCCGTAATTGGCCGCGAGGTCCGCGCCCACGGCTCAACTCTGGCACTCTCCCCGGTCGTCGACATCGCGCGCGATCCGCGTTGGGGCCGCATCGAGGAAACCTTCGGGGAAGACCCGTACCTTTGCGGAGAAATGGGCGTTGCCGCCGTGCTGGGGCTGCAGGGTCCGGGCAAGGAACTGGCCGAGGGCAAAGTCTTCGCTACGCTCAAGCACATGACCGGCCACGGCCAGCCCGAGGCGGGCAACAACGTGGCCCCGGCGCCGCTGGGCAAGCGCGAACTTTACGAATCCTTCTTTCCGCCGTTCCGCGAAGTCGTTCGCCGCACCGGCATCGCCGCTGTCATGCCCTCGTACAATGAGATCGACGGCATCCCCAGCCACGCCAACCGCTGGCTGCTGAACGACGTGCTGCGGGGTGAATGGGGCTTCGATGGCGCCGTGGTCAGCGACTATGCCGCGATCGGAGAACTGGCGAGCTTCCACCACATCGCCGCCGATATCGAGGGTGCCGCACGGCTTGCGCTTCATGCCGGCGTCGATTGCGACCTGCCCGACGGGGAGGCCTACCGCTCCCTGGCCGATCAGGTTCGCAAGGGGTTGGTGCCGCTCTCCGCCGTAGACGCTGCCTGCCGCCACATGCTGACGCTCAAGTTCGGCGCCGGCATGTTCGAAGCCGGGCCGGTCGATCCCAGGGCTTCGGCCAAACTCACCGCCAACGCCGAAGCCCGCGCGCTGGCACTGGAAGCGGCGCGCAAGTCGATCTGCCT
Proteins encoded in this window:
- a CDS encoding LacI family DNA-binding transcriptional regulator; protein product: MTKQGTSQPKRRTARRSRSAVTIADVAELASVSLMTVSRVMNDKASVKEETRARVLKAIKELNYSPSAAARNLAAANEMRLGLLYSNPSAGYLNEFLVGSLDQANKLNAQLLVQLCDNEEDVSNTVRRLIDSGVDGIILPPPLCDNQVIHEQLFKSGTPAVVVASSRPSTAISCVNIDDRSAANAMTRHLVELGHARIGFIMGNPNQTAGARRLQGYLDALTANGLAVDDDLILPGLFTYRSGVEAAHRLLERPHPPTAIFASNDDMAAATVSVAHRLGFDVPGDVTVVGFDDAPQAMFTWPELTTIRQPIAEMSRTAVQLLAEEIRSRREGTAFTPKHVQLPFEFVRRESDSPPPKR
- a CDS encoding alpha-glucuronidase family glycosyl hydrolase, producing the protein MKRRLSRIGALTAAGLAGCIFATAAMPEMARANDGYDLWLAPSAAGTAVPDVKILSDSPTLRIAGDELRRDLKASALPVVLAKADDPALASLRLATAGMGTEGYLIRPATIAGRPSLLVTGRTDTAVLYGAFAVIRAQRTGADLAQLNVASAPKVKLRVLNHWDNLDGSVERGYAGQSLWDWWTLPDFKDQRYTDYARANASLGINGVVLNNVNAKPESLSAAYIAKAAALAEVFRPWGIKVYLSARFSAPIELGGLKTADPLDPQVAAWWQAKSAEIYRAIPDFGGFLVKANSEGQPGPRDYHRSHAEGANMLAAAVAPHGGVVMWRAFVYAETDPDDRAKQAYTEFRPLDGKFADNVLVQVKNGAIDFQPREPFHPLFGAMPRTPMMLELQITKEYLGFATHLAYLGPLFTEVLDADTRTRGKGSTVAKVVDGALDGHDLSGMAGVANIGRDRDWSGSTFNQANWYAFGRLAWNPALSADVIAREWAEQTFGADPRVVDAATSIMMESREALVDYTGPLGLAHLMDTGHHYGPGPWVDDLARPEWNPTYYHKADRNGIGFDRTRTGSNAIAQYAPAVARRLADPRTTPEEQLLWFHHLPWDWKMQSGRTLWEQMVSQYDRGVTTVERMQAQWRDVKGLVDEERWNKTAAYLQIQVKEARWWRDASLAYWMSVNGLSLPTGSAAPAHELAWYKAQRFPLAPGQAH
- a CDS encoding glycoside hydrolase family 3 N-terminal domain-containing protein produces the protein MTIRRSVSRSTISRRSLLGWSGSVSLLAFVPVAARSATPLYKDSRAPVDLRVNDLMARMTLDEKVAQLVTLSTSKRDVMDADRAFDPVRASKAYPHGIGQIARPSDRGGAATANNTGTEVTGRWRKPAETIAFVNATQKWARERTSLGIPVLFHEESLHGYMAPEATSFPQAIAMAGSFDPALVERVQSVIGREVRAHGSTLALSPVVDIARDPRWGRIEETFGEDPYLCGEMGVAAVLGLQGPGKELAEGKVFATLKHMTGHGQPEAGNNVAPAPLGKRELYESFFPPFREVVRRTGIAAVMPSYNEIDGIPSHANRWLLNDVLRGEWGFDGAVVSDYAAIGELASFHHIAADIEGAARLALHAGVDCDLPDGEAYRSLADQVRKGLVPLSAVDAACRHMLTLKFGAGMFEAGPVDPRASAKLTANAEARALALEAARKSICLLKNSGVLPLAAGAQKRIAVIGPNANVTRLGGYSSEPRSSVNLVEGIKARVAGKAEVVFAQGVYITGSEDRSANEVLLADPVKNRALIAEAVEVAKTSDVVVLAIGDTEQTSREGYAKNHLGDRTDLDLLGEQNQLFRALKAVGKPVVVVALNGRPPSWPTVAAEADAILECWYLGQEGGTAMAEALFGDVNPGAKLPVTVVKDVGQVPFFYNHKPSAKRGYLFTETAPLYPFGFGLSYTTFAIGAPSLSAPRIGTAGTVTVSVDVTNTGQREGDEVVQLYVHDQAASVTRPVMELRGFRRVTLKPGETRKIEFTLGPDDFSLWNEDMREVVEPGLFDILVGASSADLKTTTLEIA